A genomic window from Candidatus Bathyarchaeia archaeon includes:
- a CDS encoding CoA-binding protein, translated as MIAVVGASKNPEKEAYTVPAYMKQHGYTIVPVNPTADEILGEKAYKSLAELPPQLAKKVDIVDVFRPSEELPQVAEQVVEMWKKYGRPFAFWAQLGLENEEAKKMLSTNKIPYVMNACLRVVHKSL; from the coding sequence ATGATTGCCGTTGTTGGCGCATCGAAGAACCCGGAGAAGGAAGCCTATACGGTACCCGCATACATGAAACAACACGGTTACACGATCGTCCCGGTCAACCCTACGGCCGATGAGATTCTTGGCGAGAAAGCGTACAAGAGTCTCGCGGAGCTGCCGCCCCAATTAGCGAAAAAGGTCGACATCGTTGACGTCTTTCGTCCGAGCGAAGAACTTCCACAGGTTGCGGAGCAGGTGGTAGAGATGTGGAAGAAGTATGGTAGACCCTTCGCGTTCTGGGCGCAGCTCGGCCTCGAAAACGAGGAGGCGAAGAAAATGCTTTCAACGAACAAGATTCCTTATGTGATGAACGCCTGCCTCAGAGTCGTCCACAAGAGCCTGTAG